The Phycisphaerales bacterium AB-hyl4 genome has a window encoding:
- a CDS encoding type II secretion system protein, which produces MSARRTGFTLIELLVVISIIAILIGILLPALGAARQAARQTQCLTQVRNLTTAHWMYMTDNKGQFIDVGLPHGGAAYDEQIAWVNTLEYYYGTDLIVRSPVDDSPHWPGGEQLNNRWRRSSYGVNDFLTSEGEQGHTVRQLEGVPQPSATVQFLIMAYTMSFATSDHVHAYDWGQGNPTAQTIAWRAAQQMQTNAYGGGEEQPDARSPYGFLDGHVEVRQIDQVYPSAGRNNFNPALAR; this is translated from the coding sequence ATGTCTGCTCGCCGTACTGGTTTTACGTTGATTGAGCTTCTGGTGGTGATCAGCATCATCGCCATTCTCATCGGCATCCTGCTGCCGGCGCTGGGCGCGGCGCGGCAGGCGGCCCGACAAACGCAATGTCTGACACAGGTTCGAAACCTCACCACGGCACACTGGATGTACATGACAGACAATAAGGGCCAGTTCATCGATGTCGGGCTGCCACATGGCGGTGCGGCGTATGATGAGCAGATCGCCTGGGTCAACACCCTGGAGTACTACTACGGGACGGATCTGATCGTCCGTTCACCCGTGGATGACAGTCCGCACTGGCCAGGCGGGGAGCAACTCAACAATCGCTGGCGTCGCAGCAGCTATGGCGTCAACGATTTCCTGACGTCTGAAGGCGAGCAGGGCCATACCGTCCGCCAACTTGAAGGCGTGCCTCAGCCTTCGGCGACCGTGCAGTTTCTGATCATGGCATACACAATGTCGTTCGCAACATCGGACCACGTTCACGCGTACGACTGGGGACAGGGCAACCCCACAGCCCAAACGATCGCGTGGCGCGCTGCCCAGCAGATGCAGACCAATGCCTACGGTGGCGGTGAGGAGCAACCCGACGCGCGAAGCCCCTATGGCTTCCTCGACGGCCACGTTGAAGTCCGGCAAATTGATCAGGTCTATCCAAGCGCCGGACGCAATAACTTCAATCCCGCCCTCGCCCGATAG
- a CDS encoding cytochrome c oxidase assembly factor Coa1 family protein, with product MDTVAPPSADRPNWWGRNWKWFVPTMVIVLVLSPAVCCGGMFVFVFGMIRQTEPYQLTMERVERDPEVLAALGQPIESGWLVSGNINYAGGGGEADLSFSIRGPQGRGTVYAVLERSAGQWQWGELVVNVDDTGERLVLESASSTP from the coding sequence ATGGACACCGTAGCGCCGCCTTCGGCCGATCGTCCGAACTGGTGGGGACGTAACTGGAAATGGTTCGTGCCGACCATGGTGATCGTGCTCGTGCTTTCGCCGGCGGTGTGCTGCGGCGGGATGTTTGTGTTTGTGTTCGGCATGATTCGTCAGACCGAGCCTTACCAACTGACGATGGAGCGCGTCGAGCGCGACCCGGAAGTGCTCGCAGCGCTTGGCCAACCAATTGAGTCCGGTTGGCTGGTTTCGGGCAACATCAACTACGCCGGTGGCGGCGGTGAGGCGGACCTGAGCTTCAGCATCCGCGGCCCCCAGGGGCGAGGCACGGTTTACGCTGTTCTGGAACGTTCCGCCGGGCAATGGCAATGGGGCGAACTGGTCGTGAACGTGGACGACACCGGCGAACGGCTCGTTCTCGAATCGGCATCTTCCACGCCCTGA
- a CDS encoding SpoIID/LytB domain-containing protein, whose protein sequence is MRLSYMGMLAVLGLLVLVGCQPPAQESAGERSRTSSTARPGVGGLVLPSEPVVSRLPRTGDVQAEPTMRVRVKVQAERAEFDSVRTITIAPLMSTGEPDPAAARRFTSPVTVAHDGQRFRFQDGSGRSLAWRAGAFHLSTGYGTDIRLGEHRYPGTFALVALAGSDGQPTGMFDVVNHVPMEAYLPGVLERELFPNWQLEAFVAQAIAARSYALFERRVNADRHYDIQATTASQVYGGTGTNPRAIDATRMTRGMVLTHQGAVVPGFYSSACGGLTQTATSAFPHFQQAVGITPLRGGVTCDHCRPSPNHRWGPVHRNADELADRIAAWGRANRNAVASLDGLRSVRLSHRSIAGRPARFEVTDRIGRTYPLAAEHFRFACNFAHPDRGPVPREQQLLSSHVEVRMQGSQITFTDGRGFGHGAGMCQWGAQGMASRGYTGRDIVRHYYPDAELRRMY, encoded by the coding sequence ATGCGATTGTCGTACATGGGGATGCTGGCGGTGCTGGGGTTGTTGGTGCTGGTGGGCTGTCAGCCGCCGGCGCAGGAGTCGGCCGGCGAGCGGTCGCGGACGTCGTCCACCGCGCGGCCGGGCGTGGGGGGGCTGGTGTTGCCGTCGGAGCCTGTGGTGTCGCGCTTGCCGCGGACCGGCGACGTTCAGGCCGAGCCGACCATGCGCGTGCGCGTGAAGGTGCAGGCCGAGCGAGCTGAGTTCGACAGCGTGCGGACGATCACGATCGCCCCGCTGATGAGCACCGGCGAGCCCGACCCCGCCGCGGCACGCCGTTTCACCTCGCCGGTCACCGTGGCCCACGATGGCCAGCGCTTTCGTTTTCAAGATGGCAGCGGCCGCAGCCTCGCCTGGCGTGCCGGCGCGTTTCACCTGAGCACCGGCTACGGCACGGATATCCGCCTCGGCGAGCATCGCTACCCCGGCACGTTCGCCCTCGTCGCGCTCGCGGGCAGCGACGGGCAGCCGACCGGCATGTTCGATGTCGTCAACCATGTGCCCATGGAAGCCTACCTGCCCGGCGTGCTCGAACGCGAGCTGTTCCCCAACTGGCAACTCGAAGCGTTTGTCGCCCAGGCCATCGCCGCCCGGTCGTACGCCCTGTTCGAGCGGCGCGTCAACGCCGACCGGCATTACGATATCCAAGCCACCACCGCCAGTCAGGTCTATGGCGGCACGGGCACCAACCCCCGCGCCATCGACGCCACACGCATGACCCGCGGCATGGTCCTCACCCATCAGGGCGCTGTCGTCCCCGGCTTCTACTCCAGCGCCTGCGGCGGCCTCACACAAACCGCCACCAGCGCCTTTCCCCACTTCCAGCAAGCGGTGGGCATCACCCCGCTGCGCGGCGGCGTAACGTGCGACCACTGTCGCCCAAGCCCGAACCACCGCTGGGGACCGGTACATCGCAACGCCGACGAACTGGCCGACCGCATCGCCGCCTGGGGCCGAGCCAATCGCAACGCCGTCGCTTCGCTCGACGGCCTGCGCAGCGTTCGGCTAAGCCATCGCAGCATCGCCGGCCGACCGGCACGTTTCGAGGTGACCGACCGCATCGGCCGAACGTACCCCCTCGCGGCCGAGCACTTTCGCTTTGCCTGCAACTTCGCTCACCCCGACCGCGGCCCCGTGCCGCGCGAGCAGCAACTGCTCTCCAGCCACGTCGAAGTTCGCATGCAGGGCAGCCAGATCACCTTCACCGACGGTCGCGGCTTCGGCCACGGGGCGGGCATGTGTCAATGGGGCGCTCAAGGCATGGCCAGCCGCGGCTACACCGGCCGCGACATCGTCCGCCACTACTACCCCGACGCCGAGCTTCGCCGAATGTATTAA
- a CDS encoding type 1 glutamine amidotransferase domain-containing protein, whose product MSDLNGKRILIFVGDDYEDLELQYPKYRLLEAGAEVVVAGVEAGKVHQGKHGYPQKATAAVRDLSASDFHGLVIPGGWMPDKLRRYDEVKDITREIHEAGKCVASICHGPWIDISSGIVEGATYTSTPALTDDLRNAGAKWVDQEVCVDGNHVTSRRPDDLPAFCRAMLEVMGA is encoded by the coding sequence ATGAGCGACCTCAACGGCAAGCGCATTCTCATTTTCGTCGGAGACGATTACGAAGACCTCGAACTGCAATATCCCAAATATCGCCTGCTCGAAGCGGGCGCGGAAGTCGTCGTCGCGGGCGTGGAGGCAGGCAAAGTCCACCAGGGCAAACACGGCTACCCGCAGAAGGCCACCGCGGCTGTCCGCGATCTCAGCGCCAGCGATTTTCACGGCCTGGTCATCCCCGGCGGCTGGATGCCCGACAAGCTCCGCCGATACGACGAGGTGAAGGACATCACACGCGAGATACACGAAGCCGGCAAGTGCGTCGCATCGATCTGCCACGGTCCGTGGATCGACATCTCGTCGGGCATTGTTGAAGGAGCGACCTACACGAGCACACCCGCGTTGACGGATGATCTGCGCAACGCCGGCGCGAAGTGGGTAGACCAGGAAGTGTGCGTGGATGGCAACCACGTGACCAGCCGTCGGCCGGACGACCTGCCGGCGTTCTGCCGAGCGATGCTTGAGGTGATGGGGGCGTGA
- a CDS encoding PEP-CTERM sorting domain-containing protein (PEP-CTERM proteins occur, often in large numbers, in the proteomes of bacteria that also encode an exosortase, a predicted intramembrane cysteine proteinase. The presence of a PEP-CTERM domain at a protein's C-terminus predicts cleavage within the sorting domain, followed by covalent anchoring to some some component of the (usually Gram-negative) cell surface. Many PEP-CTERM proteins exhibit an unusual sequence composition that includes large numbers of potential glycosylation sites. Expression of one such protein has been shown restore the ability of a bacterium to form floc, a type of biofilm.) codes for MKTVSQNKFWFVPGLTMAALAFASPAYSHEGTEIEIEVEDGNVLELHGPAILHDHEHFGFINAGGSWETNHDGNTWPGFDAHLGSAHANVNFDLIAETPLYYWDGASSGFTPMTGDTAIRLSHGGNNLDITGQSGSQTFSNLVSTDSNGNIHSHRLWQLIGDDGEPADGAYLIGIRMDADGYEASNLQGILFHKGLDHEQYELAENLALAVIPEPASLALVGLGGAAMLLRRRRASV; via the coding sequence ATGAAGACGGTTTCGCAGAACAAGTTTTGGTTCGTGCCCGGCCTCACCATGGCTGCCCTTGCATTCGCCAGCCCCGCCTACAGTCACGAAGGCACGGAAATTGAGATTGAAGTCGAAGATGGCAACGTGCTCGAACTGCACGGCCCGGCCATTCTCCACGACCATGAACACTTCGGATTCATCAACGCCGGCGGTTCATGGGAAACCAACCATGACGGAAACACATGGCCCGGTTTCGATGCACACCTCGGCTCGGCGCATGCGAACGTGAACTTCGACCTGATCGCTGAAACGCCCCTCTACTATTGGGACGGCGCAAGCTCAGGATTCACCCCGATGACCGGCGATACCGCCATCCGACTCAGCCACGGTGGCAACAACCTTGACATCACTGGCCAGTCCGGCTCTCAGACCTTCTCCAACCTTGTCAGTACCGACAGCAACGGGAATATTCATTCCCACCGCCTCTGGCAACTGATCGGCGATGACGGCGAACCGGCTGACGGCGCCTATCTCATCGGCATCCGAATGGACGCCGACGGGTATGAAGCCTCCAACCTCCAGGGCATCCTCTTCCACAAGGGGCTCGACCATGAGCAGTACGAACTGGCGGAAAACCTTGCCTTGGCCGTCATCCCCGAGCCCGCCAGCCTCGCGCTGGTCGGACTTGGCGGTGCGGCCATGCTGCTCCGGCGTCGGCGGGCGAGCGTCTGA
- a CDS encoding adenine phosphoribosyltransferase has product MITPTDAGMEQLHSLIRDVADWPKPGIVFKDITPLLADPRGLALAVEMMANPFRGQGIELVVGAESRGFIFGTAIAQALSAGFVPIRKPNKLPRETHQLTYDLEYGQDTLEIHADAIAKGQRVLMVDDLLATGGTMKACCDLIDRLGGEIAGVTVLIELDFLKGRQKLKPYDSVHAVLTY; this is encoded by the coding sequence ATGATCACGCCAACGGACGCCGGCATGGAACAACTTCATTCGCTGATTCGCGATGTGGCTGATTGGCCCAAGCCGGGCATCGTGTTCAAGGACATCACCCCCCTGCTGGCCGACCCGCGCGGGCTGGCGCTGGCGGTGGAGATGATGGCCAACCCGTTTCGCGGGCAGGGCATCGAGCTGGTGGTCGGCGCGGAGTCGCGGGGGTTCATCTTCGGCACGGCGATCGCGCAGGCGCTCTCGGCCGGCTTCGTGCCAATCCGCAAGCCCAACAAGCTGCCGCGCGAAACGCACCAGCTCACCTACGACCTTGAGTACGGGCAGGACACACTCGAGATCCACGCCGACGCCATCGCCAAGGGCCAACGCGTCCTCATGGTCGACGACCTGCTGGCCACCGGTGGTACGATGAAGGCCTGCTGCGACCTGATCGACCGGCTCGGCGGCGAGATCGCCGGCGTGACCGTGCTGATCGAGCTGGACTTTCTTAAGGGTCGGCAGAAGCTCAAGCCTTACGACTCGGTGCATGCGGTGTTGACGTATTGA
- a CDS encoding Fur family transcriptional regulator: MERRTPQREAIREAIQQADRPLGPQEILERALHAVPGLGMATVYRTVRAGVDEGWLQPVDLPGSPTRYEPAGKQHHHHFACRTCGGVFEVDGCPGNLGALTPDGFKLENHEVVLYGLCRQCND, encoded by the coding sequence ATGGAAAGACGAACGCCGCAGCGAGAAGCGATCCGCGAAGCAATACAGCAAGCAGATCGGCCGTTGGGGCCCCAGGAAATATTGGAGCGTGCGTTGCATGCCGTCCCAGGCCTAGGTATGGCAACGGTTTATCGCACCGTCCGAGCCGGTGTCGACGAAGGCTGGCTTCAGCCGGTTGATCTGCCCGGATCGCCAACCCGATACGAGCCGGCGGGTAAGCAGCACCACCACCACTTCGCCTGTCGAACCTGTGGCGGGGTGTTCGAAGTTGACGGCTGCCCCGGGAACCTGGGGGCATTGACACCGGACGGCTTCAAACTGGAGAATCACGAGGTCGTGCTCTACGGCCTGTGTCGGCAGTGCAACGACTAG
- a CDS encoding 5-formyltetrahydrofolate cyclo-ligase, whose translation MTADATTQAKAVLRRTMLAKRAVLSADDVATWSQAITARALDLPELEEARSAFVYVSIEREVDTRPLLAALLERDITVAVPFIAGPGRLEAHHITSLDHLTPGRYGIPAPAHPSPFTDTPDVCLTPAVALTEHGERMGMGGGYYDRYLAQHHTGVIIALAFEMQIVPHIPTEPTDRRVNTIVTDRRVIRCSPPPSAPS comes from the coding sequence ATGACCGCCGACGCCACCACCCAAGCCAAGGCCGTGCTCCGGCGAACGATGCTCGCGAAGCGGGCCGTACTGTCCGCCGACGATGTCGCGACATGGTCGCAGGCCATCACCGCCCGCGCCCTCGACCTGCCCGAACTTGAAGAGGCACGCTCCGCATTCGTCTACGTTTCCATCGAACGCGAGGTCGACACCCGCCCGCTGCTCGCAGCGCTGCTGGAGCGCGATATCACTGTCGCCGTCCCCTTCATCGCCGGCCCGGGCCGACTCGAAGCCCACCACATCACCAGCCTCGACCACCTCACCCCCGGCCGCTACGGCATTCCCGCGCCCGCTCACCCGAGCCCCTTCACCGACACACCCGACGTCTGCCTCACCCCGGCGGTGGCGCTCACCGAGCACGGCGAACGCATGGGCATGGGCGGCGGCTACTACGACCGCTACCTCGCCCAGCACCACACCGGTGTCATCATCGCGTTGGCCTTCGAAATGCAGATCGTCCCCCACATCCCCACCGAACCCACCGACCGCCGCGTCAACACCATCGTCACCGACCGCCGCGTGATTCGCTGTTCCCCGCCCCCATCCGCCCCAAGTTAG
- a CDS encoding 4a-hydroxytetrahydrobiopterin dehydratase → MKPGNPETFAMKDRRCAPCEGGTPPMDDRQIADYLPHTPGWKPMDHDTAIERTFKLSDFHEALAFVNAVAWIAHREDHHPIIELNYRQIRLRYTTHAIGGLSENDFICAAKVNALLDSPTAG, encoded by the coding sequence ATGAAGCCAGGCAACCCCGAAACGTTTGCGATGAAAGATCGCCGGTGTGCCCCCTGCGAGGGTGGTACGCCGCCGATGGATGATCGTCAGATCGCTGACTATCTCCCCCACACGCCGGGGTGGAAGCCGATGGATCATGACACGGCCATCGAACGCACCTTCAAACTTTCCGACTTTCACGAAGCCTTGGCGTTCGTCAACGCGGTGGCGTGGATCGCTCACCGGGAGGATCACCACCCGATCATCGAGCTCAACTATCGTCAGATCCGCTTGCGATACACCACGCACGCCATCGGCGGCCTGAGTGAAAACGACTTTATCTGCGCCGCGAAGGTCAACGCTTTGCTTGATTCGCCGACGGCAGGCTGA
- a CDS encoding type II CAAX prenyl endopeptidase Rce1 family protein, with the protein MTRSNRNPKSEIRNSDFSTYWERTHWPLQSLYFLLPLIIVYELGVVLLAGEYDITARRLLRTGFEWFGVTGYYLPGLLVVVFLLSAHFVRRDPWEPEPKLWGMMWVESLALAVPLFVFTLVLFREPVAQWMLSAVEPGALTAKDGVLVIPDWSTGVVFSIGAGIYEELLFRLIAIALLHLLLVDLLGLPEHIGAVAAVVISAVAFALYHFPEPNPWHWEAFVAGFDTGRFIFYTVAGVYLAAVYVLRGFGIVAATHAMYDVFVVTALFMVHETV; encoded by the coding sequence ATGACGCGGTCGAATCGAAATCCGAAATCCGAAATCCGAAATTCCGATTTCTCAACCTACTGGGAGCGGACGCACTGGCCGTTGCAGTCGCTCTATTTTCTGCTGCCGTTGATCATCGTGTATGAACTGGGCGTGGTGCTGCTGGCGGGGGAATATGACATCACGGCCAGGCGGCTGCTGCGCACGGGCTTTGAGTGGTTCGGTGTGACGGGCTACTACCTGCCGGGCCTGCTGGTGGTGGTGTTTCTCCTAAGTGCGCATTTCGTTCGGCGGGACCCGTGGGAACCCGAGCCGAAGCTGTGGGGCATGATGTGGGTTGAGTCGCTGGCGCTGGCGGTGCCGCTGTTCGTGTTCACGCTGGTACTGTTTCGCGAACCGGTGGCGCAGTGGATGCTCTCGGCGGTCGAGCCGGGGGCGCTTACAGCCAAAGACGGCGTGCTGGTTATTCCCGACTGGTCAACGGGCGTGGTGTTTTCGATCGGCGCGGGAATTTATGAAGAGTTGCTGTTTCGCCTGATCGCCATTGCGCTGCTGCACCTGCTGCTGGTGGACCTGCTCGGGCTGCCGGAGCATATCGGCGCGGTAGCGGCGGTGGTGATCTCGGCGGTGGCGTTTGCGCTGTACCACTTCCCCGAGCCGAACCCATGGCATTGGGAAGCGTTCGTGGCAGGCTTCGATACGGGGCGGTTCATCTTCTACACGGTAGCGGGCGTTTATCTTGCAGCGGTGTACGTGCTGCGCGGGTTCGGCATTGTCGCAGCCACGCATGCGATGTACGACGTGTTCGTCGTGACGGCACTGTTCATGGTGCACGAAACGGTGTGA
- a CDS encoding L-rhamnose isomerase has product MNNKDIRQIRSALDQFAIELPSWGFADTGTRFGKFFQDAAASTVEEKFHDAGLVHQLTGACPTVAVHVLWDFEPGEDPKKVARLAKKHGVKVGSINPNVFQDQAYKLGSFCSPDKAARDAAIKHSYDSIDIGKAVGSKLMTMWLADGTNYPGQDSIYRRKRDLQGALKKIHDRMAKQWRGSTLLIEYKPFEPAFYHTDIADWGMAAAFARHAGTKAKVLVDTGHHLPGANIEHIVAFLLDEGMLGGFHFNDRKYADDDLTLGSIDPYAMFRIFDQIAQYAFERDLKKLPDVAYMVDQSHNLKPKLEAMVQTVMEAQSLFAKAQIVDRKALAKAQAAGDIVAAERCLKQAYEADVTPALAKWRKANGLPVDPLEELRSSGIVKKLGKERAAARRARGEVQASSYA; this is encoded by the coding sequence ATGAACAACAAAGACATCCGACAGATCCGCTCGGCCCTGGACCAGTTCGCCATCGAACTCCCCTCGTGGGGCTTCGCCGACACAGGCACGCGCTTTGGCAAATTCTTCCAGGACGCCGCCGCGTCGACCGTGGAAGAGAAGTTTCACGACGCCGGGCTGGTACATCAGCTTACCGGGGCGTGCCCGACGGTGGCGGTGCATGTGCTCTGGGACTTCGAGCCCGGTGAAGATCCGAAAAAGGTCGCCAGGCTCGCGAAGAAGCACGGCGTCAAGGTTGGCTCGATCAACCCCAACGTTTTCCAGGACCAGGCGTACAAACTCGGCTCGTTCTGCTCGCCGGACAAGGCCGCCCGCGATGCGGCGATCAAGCACAGCTACGACTCGATCGACATCGGCAAGGCAGTGGGCTCGAAGCTGATGACGATGTGGCTCGCCGACGGCACGAACTACCCGGGGCAGGACTCGATCTACCGCCGCAAGCGCGATCTGCAAGGGGCGCTGAAGAAAATTCACGACCGCATGGCCAAGCAGTGGCGAGGCAGCACGCTGCTGATTGAGTACAAGCCGTTCGAGCCGGCGTTTTATCACACGGACATCGCCGACTGGGGCATGGCCGCGGCGTTCGCCCGGCATGCGGGCACGAAGGCCAAGGTGCTCGTCGACACCGGCCACCACCTGCCCGGCGCGAACATCGAGCACATCGTCGCGTTCCTGCTGGACGAAGGGATGCTCGGCGGCTTCCACTTCAACGACCGCAAGTACGCGGACGACGACCTGACGCTCGGCAGCATCGACCCGTACGCGATGTTCCGCATCTTCGACCAGATCGCGCAATACGCGTTTGAACGTGATCTGAAGAAGCTGCCCGATGTGGCGTATATGGTGGATCAGTCGCACAACCTCAAGCCGAAGCTCGAAGCGATGGTGCAAACGGTGATGGAGGCGCAGTCGCTGTTCGCCAAGGCGCAGATTGTGGATCGCAAGGCGCTGGCCAAGGCGCAGGCCGCGGGTGACATTGTCGCGGCCGAGCGATGTTTGAAGCAGGCGTACGAGGCGGACGTGACGCCCGCGCTGGCGAAGTGGCGGAAGGCGAACGGCCTGCCGGTCGATCCGCTGGAGGAACTGCGCAGCAGCGGCATTGTGAAAAAGCTCGGCAAGGAGCGCGCCGCCGCCCGCCGTGCCCGCGGCGAAGTGCAAGCGTCGTCCTACGCGTAA
- a CDS encoding ferritin-like domain-containing protein — MGLLSSEFRSMDDLFVQQLQDIYDAETRLVPALHKMAEASTSPGLKQAFEEHQRQTEGHISRLEQVFRQCELEPKRETCQAMKGLIAEGDEMISAKGDEKVRDAAMIAAAQRVEHYEIASYGTLRTLAKHLGRQDCAQLLQQTLDEEGETDKKLTSLAEDEINPQARAA; from the coding sequence ATGGGATTACTCAGCAGTGAATTTCGATCGATGGATGACTTGTTTGTGCAGCAGCTTCAGGACATTTACGACGCCGAGACCCGGCTCGTGCCCGCGTTGCACAAGATGGCCGAGGCATCGACGTCGCCCGGCCTGAAGCAGGCGTTTGAGGAACATCAGCGGCAAACCGAAGGCCACATCAGCCGACTTGAGCAGGTCTTCCGCCAGTGTGAGCTTGAGCCGAAGCGCGAAACCTGCCAGGCCATGAAGGGCCTGATCGCCGAGGGCGACGAGATGATCTCCGCCAAGGGTGACGAGAAGGTGCGAGACGCCGCGATGATCGCCGCCGCTCAGCGCGTCGAGCACTACGAGATTGCCAGCTACGGCACGCTGCGCACGCTCGCGAAGCACCTCGGCCGACAGGATTGCGCCCAGTTGCTTCAGCAGACGCTCGATGAAGAAGGCGAAACCGACAAGAAGCTCACCAGCCTTGCTGAGGACGAGATCAACCCGCAGGCCCGCGCCGCTTAA
- the egtB gene encoding ergothioneine biosynthesis protein EgtB, with protein MLMRYKAVRKFTRRLCRPLALEDYVVQSMADVSPTKWHLAHTSWFYERFILQEFVPGYEPVNEAYYFLFNSYYNGAGPQHCRPSRGLISRPTVEQVYDYRRSINRRMGELLLNADDATLDQIAPRLTLGLHHEQQHQELLLTDIKHVFSSSPLLPAYHAFDDEPAGNGPGDVDEPGWVGFDAGVYEVGVPADDESFHFDNETPRHKRYVAAFELADRPVTNGDYLAFIEDGGYRRAELWLSLGWSTLQADDWQMPLYWFRDGAQGGAWMQFTLAGAKPLVLDEPVCHVSYFEADAYARWAGARLPDEAEWELACRDQPMQGNFADSAAGVGRIHPLPLSVAIDGEVGRVRRCFGDVWEWTRSSYSAYPGYRPWPGTLGEYNGKFMCNQYVLRGGSCGSSQSHVRATYRNFFAPEARWQFTGLRLARDA; from the coding sequence ATGCTGATGCGGTACAAGGCGGTGCGCAAATTCACCCGACGACTCTGTCGACCGCTGGCGCTGGAAGACTACGTGGTTCAGTCGATGGCGGACGTCAGCCCGACGAAGTGGCATTTGGCGCACACAAGTTGGTTTTACGAGCGGTTCATCCTTCAGGAGTTCGTGCCCGGCTACGAACCGGTGAACGAGGCGTACTACTTCCTGTTCAACAGCTATTACAACGGCGCGGGGCCGCAGCACTGTCGGCCAAGTCGGGGGTTGATCTCTCGGCCGACGGTGGAGCAGGTGTACGACTACCGCCGATCGATCAACCGTCGCATGGGTGAATTGCTGCTGAATGCGGACGACGCGACGCTCGACCAAATTGCGCCGCGACTGACGCTGGGGTTGCATCACGAGCAGCAGCATCAGGAGTTGTTGCTGACGGATATCAAACATGTGTTCTCTTCAAGCCCGCTGCTGCCGGCTTATCACGCGTTTGACGATGAGCCCGCCGGCAACGGGCCGGGCGATGTCGACGAGCCGGGCTGGGTGGGGTTCGACGCGGGGGTGTATGAGGTCGGCGTGCCTGCCGACGACGAGTCGTTTCATTTTGATAACGAAACGCCGCGACATAAGCGTTACGTTGCGGCGTTCGAACTGGCGGATCGGCCGGTGACGAACGGCGACTATCTCGCGTTCATTGAAGACGGCGGCTACCGTCGGGCGGAGCTGTGGCTGAGCCTGGGCTGGTCGACGTTGCAGGCGGATGATTGGCAGATGCCGCTGTACTGGTTTCGCGATGGGGCGCAGGGCGGAGCGTGGATGCAGTTCACGCTGGCCGGAGCGAAGCCGTTGGTGTTGGACGAGCCGGTGTGTCATGTGAGCTACTTTGAAGCGGACGCGTACGCGCGTTGGGCCGGGGCACGTCTGCCGGACGAGGCGGAGTGGGAGCTGGCCTGTCGCGACCAGCCGATGCAGGGAAACTTTGCCGACAGCGCAGCCGGTGTGGGTCGGATTCATCCGTTGCCGTTGTCCGTGGCGATTGACGGAGAGGTCGGCCGAGTGCGGCGGTGCTTTGGCGATGTGTGGGAATGGACGCGCAGCAGCTATTCGGCTTACCCCGGCTACCGGCCCTGGCCGGGCACGTTGGGCGAGTACAACGGCAAGTTCATGTGTAACCAGTACGTCTTGCGCGGTGGCTCGTGTGGAAGCTCACAAAGTCATGTGCGTGCAACCTACCGCAACTTTTTCGCCCCGGAAGCCCGGTGGCAGTTCACCGGCCTGCGGCTGGCGCGGGATGCGTGA